Proteins encoded together in one Oncorhynchus mykiss isolate Arlee chromosome 7, USDA_OmykA_1.1, whole genome shotgun sequence window:
- the LOC110527871 gene encoding glucoside xylosyltransferase 2 isoform X3 encodes MRIHCKVVVITVCLGVFLLLYFLGGNAADDPPLKEVAEDYYFPTSSGLGNIVASKLTKKPLDELHILQKQPLTYRKEAKVVRGGNAIAKRQRSDMGLGRLSLKRARAEEVMHLAVVACGNRLDETLTMVKSALLFSIKRIKFHIFAEDPLASQFEKKFLFQLSQWDRAISNKFQYSIYPITFSVGNAEEWKKLFKPCAAQRLFLPVILKDVDSLLYVDTDVLFLRPMDDMWSFLKAFNTTQLAAMAPEHEIPKIGWYSRFARHPFYGVTGVNSGVMLMNLTRIRRTLFKNSMIPSGLSWEDLLHPLYQKYKNHITWGDQDLLNIIFHYNPESLYTFPCQWNYRPDHCMYGSNCKGAEQEGVSILHGNRGVYHDDKQPAFKIAGYILWDKGNKI; translated from the exons ATGAGAATTCACTGCAAAGTTGTTGTGATCACTGTCTGTTTAGGAGTTTTTCTACTTTTGTACTTTTTGGGGGGGAATGCTGCAGACGATCCGCCTTTGAAAGAAGTTGCGGAGGATTACTATTTTCCAACGTCCTCTGGGCTTGGAAACATTGTTGCATCGAAGTTAACAAAAAAGCCTCTAGATGAACTTCACATTCTACAGAAACAACCACTCACGTACCGAAAAGAAGCGAAAGTAGTCAGAGGAGGCAATGCGATCGCAAAGCG ACAGAGGAGTGACATGGGACTGGGCAGGCTCTCATTGAAGCGCGCCCGAGCTGAAGAAGTCATGCACCTGGCCGTGGTGGCCTGCGGGAACCGCCTGGACGAGACGCTTACCATGGTCAAGTCGGCCCTTCTCTTCAGCATCAAGAGGATCAAGTTCCACATCTTTGCAGAGGACCCCTTGGCCTCTCAGTTTGAAAAGAAG TTTCTCTTTCAGCTGAGCCAGTGGGACCGTGCTATCTCCAACAAGTTCCAGTACAGTATCTACCCAATCACATTCTCTGTGGGGAATGCAGAGGAATGGAAAAAGCTGTTCAAGCCCTGCGCTGCCCAGAGGCTGTTTCTCCCT GTGATCCTGAAGGACGTGGACTCTCTGCTCTACGTGGATACAGATGTGCTGTTCCTCAGGCCCATGGATGATATGTGGAGTTTCCTCAAGGCCTTCAACACCACCCAGCTTGCTGCTATGGCCCCAGAGCATGAGATCCCCAAGATTGGCTGGTACAGCCGCTTCGCACGCCACCCCTTCTATGGGGTCACCGGGGTCAACTCTGGAGTCATGCTGATGAACCTCACAAGGATCCGAAGAACTTTGTTCAAA AACAGCATGATACCCAGTGGCCTGTCATGGGAGGACCTCCTCCACCCACTCTACCAGAAGTACAAGAACCACATCACTTGGGGCGACCAAGACCTCCTCAACATTATCTTCCACTACAACCCAG AGTCTCTGTACACCTTCCCATGCCAGTGGAACTACAGGCCTGATCACTGCATGTATGGGAGCAACTGTAAAGGAGCGGAACAGGAAGGCGTGTCCATTCTCCACGGGAACCGAGGAGTGTATCATGATGACAAGCAGCCAGCCTTTAAA ATTGCCGGTTACATCCTCTGGGACaaaggcaacaaaatatga
- the LOC110527871 gene encoding glucoside xylosyltransferase 2 isoform X2, with product MRIHCKVVVITVCLGVFLLLYFLGGNAADDPPLKEVAEDYYFPTSSGLGNIVASKLTKKPLDELHILQKQPLTYRKEAKVVRGGNAIAKRQRSDMGLGRLSLKRARAEEVMHLAVVACGNRLDETLTMVKSALLFSIKRIKFHIFAEDPLASQFEKKLSQWDRAISNKFQYSIYPITFSVGNAEEWKKLFKPCAAQRLFLPVILKDVDSLLYVDTDVLFLRPMDDMWSFLKAFNTTQLAAMAPEHEIPKIGWYSRFARHPFYGVTGVNSGVMLMNLTRIRRTLFKNSMIPSGLSWEDLLHPLYQKYKNHITWGDQDLLNIIFHYNPESLYTFPCQWNYRPDHCMYGSNCKGAEQEGVSILHGNRGVYHDDKQPAFKVVYDAIHEYPFEDNMFQSLFYPLQTKFLDTVNTLCGRIPQVFLKQVEKTMRTVYEKKVVRHVKPPPK from the exons ATGAGAATTCACTGCAAAGTTGTTGTGATCACTGTCTGTTTAGGAGTTTTTCTACTTTTGTACTTTTTGGGGGGGAATGCTGCAGACGATCCGCCTTTGAAAGAAGTTGCGGAGGATTACTATTTTCCAACGTCCTCTGGGCTTGGAAACATTGTTGCATCGAAGTTAACAAAAAAGCCTCTAGATGAACTTCACATTCTACAGAAACAACCACTCACGTACCGAAAAGAAGCGAAAGTAGTCAGAGGAGGCAATGCGATCGCAAAGCG ACAGAGGAGTGACATGGGACTGGGCAGGCTCTCATTGAAGCGCGCCCGAGCTGAAGAAGTCATGCACCTGGCCGTGGTGGCCTGCGGGAACCGCCTGGACGAGACGCTTACCATGGTCAAGTCGGCCCTTCTCTTCAGCATCAAGAGGATCAAGTTCCACATCTTTGCAGAGGACCCCTTGGCCTCTCAGTTTGAAAAGAAG CTGAGCCAGTGGGACCGTGCTATCTCCAACAAGTTCCAGTACAGTATCTACCCAATCACATTCTCTGTGGGGAATGCAGAGGAATGGAAAAAGCTGTTCAAGCCCTGCGCTGCCCAGAGGCTGTTTCTCCCT GTGATCCTGAAGGACGTGGACTCTCTGCTCTACGTGGATACAGATGTGCTGTTCCTCAGGCCCATGGATGATATGTGGAGTTTCCTCAAGGCCTTCAACACCACCCAGCTTGCTGCTATGGCCCCAGAGCATGAGATCCCCAAGATTGGCTGGTACAGCCGCTTCGCACGCCACCCCTTCTATGGGGTCACCGGGGTCAACTCTGGAGTCATGCTGATGAACCTCACAAGGATCCGAAGAACTTTGTTCAAA AACAGCATGATACCCAGTGGCCTGTCATGGGAGGACCTCCTCCACCCACTCTACCAGAAGTACAAGAACCACATCACTTGGGGCGACCAAGACCTCCTCAACATTATCTTCCACTACAACCCAG AGTCTCTGTACACCTTCCCATGCCAGTGGAACTACAGGCCTGATCACTGCATGTATGGGAGCAACTGTAAAGGAGCGGAACAGGAAGGCGTGTCCATTCTCCACGGGAACCGAGGAGTGTATCATGATGACAAGCAGCCAGCCTTTAAAGTAGTGTATGATGCAATACATGAG TACCCCTTTGAGGACAACATGTTCCAGTCGCTGTTCTATCCCCTCCAGACCAAGTTTCTGGACACTGTCAACACCCTGTGTGGTCGGATTCCCCAGGTGTTTCTCAAACAGGTAGAGAAGACCATGAGGACCGTGTACGAGAAGAAAGTGGTCCGTCATGTGAAGCCGCCACCTAAATAA
- the LOC110527871 gene encoding glucoside xylosyltransferase 2 isoform X1 gives MRIHCKVVVITVCLGVFLLLYFLGGNAADDPPLKEVAEDYYFPTSSGLGNIVASKLTKKPLDELHILQKQPLTYRKEAKVVRGGNAIAKRQRSDMGLGRLSLKRARAEEVMHLAVVACGNRLDETLTMVKSALLFSIKRIKFHIFAEDPLASQFEKKFLFQLSQWDRAISNKFQYSIYPITFSVGNAEEWKKLFKPCAAQRLFLPVILKDVDSLLYVDTDVLFLRPMDDMWSFLKAFNTTQLAAMAPEHEIPKIGWYSRFARHPFYGVTGVNSGVMLMNLTRIRRTLFKNSMIPSGLSWEDLLHPLYQKYKNHITWGDQDLLNIIFHYNPESLYTFPCQWNYRPDHCMYGSNCKGAEQEGVSILHGNRGVYHDDKQPAFKVVYDAIHEYPFEDNMFQSLFYPLQTKFLDTVNTLCGRIPQVFLKQVEKTMRTVYEKKVVRHVKPPPK, from the exons ATGAGAATTCACTGCAAAGTTGTTGTGATCACTGTCTGTTTAGGAGTTTTTCTACTTTTGTACTTTTTGGGGGGGAATGCTGCAGACGATCCGCCTTTGAAAGAAGTTGCGGAGGATTACTATTTTCCAACGTCCTCTGGGCTTGGAAACATTGTTGCATCGAAGTTAACAAAAAAGCCTCTAGATGAACTTCACATTCTACAGAAACAACCACTCACGTACCGAAAAGAAGCGAAAGTAGTCAGAGGAGGCAATGCGATCGCAAAGCG ACAGAGGAGTGACATGGGACTGGGCAGGCTCTCATTGAAGCGCGCCCGAGCTGAAGAAGTCATGCACCTGGCCGTGGTGGCCTGCGGGAACCGCCTGGACGAGACGCTTACCATGGTCAAGTCGGCCCTTCTCTTCAGCATCAAGAGGATCAAGTTCCACATCTTTGCAGAGGACCCCTTGGCCTCTCAGTTTGAAAAGAAG TTTCTCTTTCAGCTGAGCCAGTGGGACCGTGCTATCTCCAACAAGTTCCAGTACAGTATCTACCCAATCACATTCTCTGTGGGGAATGCAGAGGAATGGAAAAAGCTGTTCAAGCCCTGCGCTGCCCAGAGGCTGTTTCTCCCT GTGATCCTGAAGGACGTGGACTCTCTGCTCTACGTGGATACAGATGTGCTGTTCCTCAGGCCCATGGATGATATGTGGAGTTTCCTCAAGGCCTTCAACACCACCCAGCTTGCTGCTATGGCCCCAGAGCATGAGATCCCCAAGATTGGCTGGTACAGCCGCTTCGCACGCCACCCCTTCTATGGGGTCACCGGGGTCAACTCTGGAGTCATGCTGATGAACCTCACAAGGATCCGAAGAACTTTGTTCAAA AACAGCATGATACCCAGTGGCCTGTCATGGGAGGACCTCCTCCACCCACTCTACCAGAAGTACAAGAACCACATCACTTGGGGCGACCAAGACCTCCTCAACATTATCTTCCACTACAACCCAG AGTCTCTGTACACCTTCCCATGCCAGTGGAACTACAGGCCTGATCACTGCATGTATGGGAGCAACTGTAAAGGAGCGGAACAGGAAGGCGTGTCCATTCTCCACGGGAACCGAGGAGTGTATCATGATGACAAGCAGCCAGCCTTTAAAGTAGTGTATGATGCAATACATGAG TACCCCTTTGAGGACAACATGTTCCAGTCGCTGTTCTATCCCCTCCAGACCAAGTTTCTGGACACTGTCAACACCCTGTGTGGTCGGATTCCCCAGGTGTTTCTCAAACAGGTAGAGAAGACCATGAGGACCGTGTACGAGAAGAAAGTGGTCCGTCATGTGAAGCCGCCACCTAAATAA